The Acropora muricata isolate sample 2 chromosome 5, ASM3666990v1, whole genome shotgun sequence genome includes a window with the following:
- the LOC136917227 gene encoding diphthamide biosynthesis protein 3-like, with protein sequence MAVFHDEVEIEDFEYDEETETYFYPCPCGDQFQITKEELENGEDVACCPSCSLIVRVIYDLEDFMVSEEVVSPSPVMEKV encoded by the exons ATGGCGGTATTTCACGACGAAGTTGAAATTGAAGACTTTGAATACGACGAAGAAACTGAAACTTACTTCTACCCTTGCCCGTGCGGTGATCAGTTTCAGATAACAAAG GAGGAGCTGGAAAATGGAGAGGATGTGGCTTGTTGCCCAAGTTGTTCATTGATTGTAAGAGTCATATATGATCTG GAGGACTTCATGGTTTCAGAAGAAGTTGTGAGCCCCTCTCCTGTCATGGAGAAAGTTTGA